One genomic region from Nocardia vinacea encodes:
- a CDS encoding TetR/AcrR family transcriptional regulator — translation MQPRAIAAHIGHAYDDGTRRTEILQTAASLIATSGLRTSLQEIADACGILPGSLYHHFESKEAILVELLRRYHADLDQVAQRAQDRLNHPDSRPPFDRIVELGSAIAQCAVAHRAALQMSFYEGPSSKPELVELTRQRPTAVLEAMLQTLRAARWSGYLRADVDLPILADRICQTMLQVGLDVIRHKGSPDQVATLLCRILLEGLATRQHTDAELDRSAAFLAADEVVRSWSEESEPDNKAARVRAVARAEFGRRGYENTTVRDIASAAGLGTGTVYWLIGSKEELLASIMQSFGEKIGLGWTNVLRSDASVVEKLDALSWINTNALERFGDEFRIQLAWMRQSPPDTPNPGWLFTKRVRQMKTLLAEAIRSNEIKVDSPSNEMLARCVIVVGWIPENILRDIGTHASQIHVRDTVLRGVIDRAG, via the coding sequence GTGCAGCCGCGCGCCATCGCCGCCCATATCGGCCACGCCTACGACGACGGCACCCGACGCACCGAGATCCTGCAGACCGCCGCATCCCTGATCGCAACATCGGGGCTGCGCACGTCGCTGCAGGAGATCGCCGACGCGTGCGGCATCCTCCCCGGCAGCCTGTACCACCATTTCGAATCCAAGGAAGCCATCCTCGTCGAACTGCTGCGCCGCTATCACGCGGACCTGGACCAGGTCGCGCAGCGGGCACAGGACCGGTTGAATCATCCGGACTCGCGACCGCCTTTCGACCGAATCGTCGAGCTCGGTTCGGCGATCGCGCAGTGCGCGGTCGCCCATCGTGCCGCACTGCAGATGTCGTTCTACGAGGGGCCGAGCTCGAAACCCGAACTCGTCGAATTGACCAGGCAGCGACCGACCGCCGTACTCGAGGCAATGCTGCAAACCCTGCGCGCCGCGAGGTGGAGCGGCTACCTGAGGGCCGATGTCGATCTGCCGATACTGGCCGATCGGATCTGTCAGACGATGCTGCAGGTCGGTTTGGACGTCATCCGGCACAAGGGATCGCCGGATCAGGTGGCCACCTTGTTGTGCCGAATTCTGTTGGAGGGTTTGGCCACACGGCAACACACCGATGCGGAGCTCGACCGTTCCGCCGCCTTCCTCGCCGCCGACGAAGTCGTCCGGAGCTGGTCCGAGGAGAGCGAGCCCGATAACAAGGCGGCTCGTGTCCGCGCGGTCGCGCGGGCCGAATTCGGTCGCCGCGGATATGAGAATACGACCGTCCGCGATATCGCGTCGGCCGCGGGACTCGGCACCGGAACCGTGTACTGGCTGATCGGCTCGAAGGAGGAGCTGCTCGCCTCGATCATGCAGTCCTTCGGCGAGAAGATCGGCCTCGGCTGGACGAATGTCCTGCGGTCGGATGCCTCGGTTGTCGAGAAGCTGGATGCGCTGAGCTGGATCAATACCAACGCGCTCGAGCGTTTCGGTGACGAGTTCCGCATCCAACTGGCATGGATGCGGCAGTCGCCGCCCGACACCCCGAATCCGGGCTGGCTCTTCACAAAGCGGGTGCGACAGATGAAAACATTGCTCGCCGAAGCGATTCGGTCGAATGAGATCAAGGTCGACAGTCCGTCGAACGAGATGCTCGCCCGCTGTGTAATCGTCGTGGGTTGGATCCCGGAGAACATCCTGCGGGATATCGGGACTCACGCATCCCAGATTCACGTCCGCGACACCGTATTGCGCGGCGTCATCGACCGAGCAGGTTGA